Proteins encoded together in one Triticum dicoccoides isolate Atlit2015 ecotype Zavitan chromosome 7B, WEW_v2.0, whole genome shotgun sequence window:
- the LOC119340007 gene encoding uncharacterized protein LOC119340007 isoform X1, translating into MEAPAGDERVLVATDQAIQSGGKPQRQDLGEYLGHDMDQADRAVVAELLGVGALGQKGHEGLVELAKATAPHLEQLLEDIHKVLSNDGPASSQELRSEAVRPRCLASGEALDRVPNLHAEGSVQARQITRLNEPLQVERKVTVGGRAQDLAKVLESSLRHRVLVGERVPIHGQAEDSILLTAKGALPVEESRASVAVLERGDAGALPGDGALQRSEAKVRDLEALSQPILLRSESSILPGLVKARYELTRNGQLVANTACLLGTPACEPARHGLEAQHQSMEGVRVMDRAPSCSHRVVEPIKPQPEVLKMKTSMRREHGGAVQQQGGVVRDDRRKAAKVTFAVSILPVRGAEHTIQVHKSGRGLLVRPHEATPVEVDLLKRKVIDEATESAHHTTI; encoded by the coding sequence ATGGAGGCTCCGGCCGGTGATGAACGCGTTCTGGTTGCGACTGACCAGGCTATCCAATCTGGGGGCAAGCCGCAGAGACAGGACCTTGGTGAATATCTTGGCCACGATATGGATCAAGCAGATCGGGCGGTAGTCGCGGAGCTGCTGGGCGTCGGCGCGCTTGGGCAGAAGGGTCATGAGGGCTTGGTTGAGCTTGCCAAAGCCACGGCCCCGCATCTCGAACAGTTGCTGGAAGACATCCATAAGGTCCTGTCGAACGATGGTCCAGCAAGCTCGCAGGAACTCCGCAGTGAAGCCGTCAGGCCTAGGTGCCTTGCGAGCGGGGAGGCGCTTGATCGCGTCCCAAACCTCCACGCTGAAGGGAGCGTCCAGGCTCGCCAGATCACAAGGCTCAATGAGCCCCTCCAGGTTGAGCGTAAGGTCACGGTCGGCGGCCGTGCCCAGGATCTCGCCAAAGTGCTCGAAAGCAGCCTGCGCCATCGCGTCCTGGTCGGTGAGCGTGTGCCCATCCACGGCCAGGCTGAAGATTCGATTCTTCTGACGGCGAAAGGAGCATTGCCGGTGGAAGAATCCCGTGCTAGCGTCGCCGTCCTTGAGCGTGGCGATGCGGGCGCGCTGCCTGGCGATGGTGCGCTCCAACGAAGCGAGGCCAAGGTACGAGACCTTGAGGCGCTTTCGCAGCCAATCCTCCTCCGGAGTGAGAGCTCGATCCTCCCGGGCCTTGTCAAAGCGCGATATGAGCTCACAAGAAATGGCCAACTTGTTGCGAATACTGCCTGTCTTCTTGGCACTCCAGCTTGTGAGCCTGCGCGCCATGGCCTGGAAGCGCAACATCAATCGATGGAAGGGGTCAGGGTCATGGACCGAGCCCCAAGCTGCAGCCACCGTGTCGTGGAACCCATCAAGCCTCAACCAGAAGTCCTCAAAATGAAAACGTCTATGCGCCGTGAGCATGGGGGAGCAGTCCAGCAGCAGGGGGGAGTGGTCCGAGATGACCGACGCAAGGCAGCGAAGGTGACATTCGCCGTGAGCATCCTCCCAGTCCGAGGTGCAGAGCACACGATCCAGGTGCACAAGAGTGGGAGGGGACTGCTCGTTCGACCACATGAAGCGACGCCCGTTGAGGTAGACCTCCTTAAGCGCAAGGTCATTGACGAGGCGACGGAATCTGCCCATCATACGACGATTTAA
- the LOC119340007 gene encoding uncharacterized protein LOC119340007 isoform X2 — translation MLIALLLQLTTLPRPGLYGAAATVYGRRRNRGGRRGPCRRDGQTVGARSAVPNPPPQGVDGHAISPAGRRRLRASTLATAATRTARAPATSRAVAITGATAGRSVASASTGSWGADPLRTGQRDGNRVGEGPDGRRLRAHARGDLFHDFQDGGAADVGRIMRAPRQPEDGQISPRTRAGVESLNPAALPKNMLGRREVPCLSGDAPELKLDAVLELAGARMSQLAPGSHGVGEPRVADEVITVEAIHGRARVEEDQKIFGVMDVNCEVTVDELEGGDEHVGDLGSGHGWPVASNGGHHRAGENHLGLLHLNRVRHDDPHRCGGGSQGSADHRSSRWWWRRRCGPRRSPANSRARAA, via the coding sequence ATGCTGATCGCGCTGTTGCTCCAGCTGACCACGCTGCCCAGGCCAGGACTCTATGGCGCAGCCGCGACGGTGTACGGACGGCGGCGCAACCGCGGAGGGCGGCGCGGGCCATGCAGACGCGACGGACAGACCGTCGGTGCGCGCAGCGCGGTTCCCAACCCGCCACCCCAGGGAGTCGACGGCCATGCCATCAGCCCGGCCGGCCGGCGGCGCCTCCGAGCGTCGACGCTTGCGACCGCGGCGACGCGCACGGCCAGGGCCCCTGCCACGAGCAGGGCCGTcgccatcaccggcgccaccgccgGCCGGTCCGTCGCCAGCGCCAGCACGGGGAGCTGGGGCGCCGATCCTCTCCGCACGGGCCAGCGCGATGGAAATCGGGTAGGTGAGGGTCCGGATGGCAGGCGCCTCCGAGCCCACGCGCGCGGGGATTTGTTCCACGATTTCCAGGATGGCGGCGCGGCGGATGTTGGCAGGATCATGCGTGCGCCCCGCCAGCCGGAAGACGGCCAAATCAGCCCTAGAACGCGTGCCGGGGTGGAGTCTCTCAATCCAGCAGCTCTCCCCAAGAATATGCTCGGCCGTCGAGAGGTGCCATGCCTGAGCGGGGATGCCCCGGAGCTCAAGCTCGACGCGGTGCTCGAACTGGCCGGAGCCCGCATGAGCCAGCTTGCTCCAGGGTCGCACGGAGTGGGAGAACCGCGGGTAGCGGATGAAGTGATCACCGTTGAGGCGATCCATGGTCGAGCGCGAGTTGAAGAGGATCAGAAAATCTTCGGGGTGATGGATGTGAACTGTGAAGTCACCGTCGACGAGCTCGAGGGAGGAGATGAGCACGTCGGCGACCTCGGCAGCGGACACGGGTGGCCTGTTGCCAGTAATGGAGGCCACCATCGCGCGGGTGAGAACCACCTCGGCCTCCTCCATCTCAACCGAGTGCGACATGATGACCCGCACCGGTGCGGGGGCGGGAGCCAAGGGAGCGCGGACCACCGGAGCAGCaggtggtggtggcgacggcgTTGTGGCCCGAGGCGCAGCCCCGCGAACAGCAGGGCCCGAGCGGCCTGA